The Carassius gibelio isolate Cgi1373 ecotype wild population from Czech Republic chromosome B12, carGib1.2-hapl.c, whole genome shotgun sequence genome has a segment encoding these proteins:
- the LOC127969048 gene encoding mRNA decay activator protein ZFP36L2-A-like: MYDTPQNLCGSTPKNSSAFPAPFEEATPVQPWISLSTQGSFSVRKLFPPELELTITQKMSASVLSSIFDFDREKVPSSNAIYLHNMLEKRNVGVPFAASNTNSNRSLGYFRSNSSNHMDFNMSNRLQIGFESSTPAFMNKENKYRDRAFSDAGERSQQLQEILQQKPGSQINSTRYKTELCRPFEENGSCKYGEKCQFAHGYHELRNLSRHPKYKTEPCRTFHTIGFCPYGPRCHFIHNADERRAATGNAQPRLSREIGVLEEKESSNLFLRPRERPKLHHSLSFSGFSSSFSNESALIDNPTSRTPPPPTCTLTPSSPCLNAFTFPDQDLKALLAPIIPQTHSAFNHLTSSGLYSNIQTNASPPSPPFKMSHLPSMHPLSESPVFDSPPSPPDSLSDPEGYLSGSCCSSGTISGSESPSMDANRRLPIFSRLSISDD, from the exons ATGTACGACACTCCCCAAAACCTGTGCGGCTCAACTCCAAAGAACTCCAGCGCCTTTCCAGCTCCGTTTGAAGAGGCAACCCCCGTCCAGCCGTGGATTTCTCTGAGTACACAAGGATCCTTCTCGGTCCGAAAACTTTTTCCCCCTGAGCTGGAACTCACTATAACCCAGAAAATGTCTGCTTCGGTGCTGTCTTCCATATTTGATTTCGACAGG GAAAAAGTCCCAAGTTCAAATGCAATCTATCTCCACAATATGCTGGAAAAGAGGAATGTCGGGGTCCCATTTGCTGCTTCCAATACCAACAGCAACCGTTCTTTAGGTTATTTCAGGAGTAACTCATCAAACCACATGGACTTCAACATGAGCAACAGGCTGCAGATCGGTTTCGAGAGCTCAACACCTGCCTTCATGAATAAAGAAAACAAGTACAGAGACCGTGCGTTCAGTGACGCAGGGGAACGCAGTCAACAGCTTCAGGAAATCCTTCAACAAAAGCCCGGCTCTCAGATCAACTCAACCCGCTACAAAACTGAACTTTGCAGGCCTTTTGAGGAAAACGGTTCGTGCAAGTACGGGGAAAAGTGTCAGTTCGCTCACGGCTATCACGAACTGAGAAACTTGTCCCGCCACCCGAAGTACAAGACCGAGCCATGTCGCACATTCCACACTATTGGTTTCTGCCCATACGGCCCTCGCTGTCACTTCATTCACAACGCAGATGAGCGCAGAGCTGCTACGGGTAACGCTCAGCCGAGGCTCAGCAGGGAGATTGGTGTCCTGGAAGAGAAGGAGTCATCAAACCTGTTCCTGAGACCGAGGGAAAGACCGAAGCTGCACCACAGCCTGAGCTTTTCTGGCTTCTCCAGCTCCTTCAGCAACGAGTCCGCTTTGATTGACAACCCAACATCACGTACGCCCCCGCCACCCACCTGCACACTCACTCCCAGCTCACCCTGTCTGAATGCGTTCACGTTCCCCGATCAGGATCTTAAGGCTCTCCTTGCCCCAATCATCCCTCAAACCCATAGTGCTTTTAATCATCTGACCAGCAGTGGTTTGTACAGTAACATCCAGACCAACGCTAGCCCCCCATCACCACCTTTCAAAATGAGCCACTTGCCCTCCATGCATCCCCTCTCCGAGTCTCCAGTGTTCGATTCTCCACCAAGCCCGCCGGATTCCCTCTCCGATCCCGAAGGGTACTTGAGCGGCTCTTGCTGTTCCTCTGGCACAATCAGCGGCTCGGAGTCACCCAGTATGGACGCAAATAGACGTTTGCCAATCTTCAGCAGGCTGTCGATTTCAGATGATTGA